The region ATCTAAGGGAATGATTAACCCTATATTTACCAACTAATTTATAAAATGTCGTATTTAAACAGTCATTAATTACTCTACTAACCGTACTTCTGTTATCCTCAATTATCAATTCGCATAATCTACTCAAAGAAAAATCATTTTCTAAATAAGATAAGTCTTGTTCAAAAAAATCAGCTATCTTTTTTACAATTAACACCTCCTCTTCTGTAAAGATTACTAATGGTTGACTTATAATTATTTGATCTTTTGCTTCTTCCACATCTAGATCTGTTTTACTTGATATTTTATAAGTGAATGACTTCTTTTTCAATATTAATTTATTAATTATTAAGCTTAACAAAGTAATACAAGAAATAAACAGGATAACAGCATCTATTCCTATATCTATATACTTTATATGTAAGGCTATAGACTCTCTGAATAACAGTCCTAATAGAGAATCTACATTAAAGAGTATAAAGTCAAATAACAAAAAGAAATTAATAAAATGAATATATCCTCGATGTATTTTATCTTCAATTGCAATTCTACTAATGCGAGTAAAATAAAACAAGAAATACATAATACTAAAAAAGTTAAACAATGAATCTTCTAACCAAATCTCTAAATGAAAAAATGTATGTACAATAATAACAGCTATTCCCAATATTAAAATACTGTATAGCTCTGACAATATCATTCTATTATTAACTGTAGGAGTAAGAGAAAGTAAGATAATACTACCCACCCATGGAAAAATATTAAACTCCGTACACTCTATTGTACTTGTATAGAATACTAAGCAGAAGGTAACAAAAACCAGTAATAATACATAAAGCATGTACTTTGATAAACATTTCTTAGCTATTTTATTAACAAACATAAGTCGCATTACATATATTTTTTTAATACAATAATTCACATTGAATCAACATCTGTACAACTTAAGACTTAAAATTATCAAAAAGTCACTTTGCGCGAATAGTTATTAAATGTAAATCAAAAAAAAGAACAAACAAAAAAGCTAATAAACAACACATAAATCTATTTTAAAAGAACAAACATAAAATATAATTCATTTAAAAATCATATATTTAAAATTATATATATATATGTTAATATTTTATTTTAACATATATTATCTTTTAAAATCCAAAGTATTTTATTAATTCAGAAGCAATACTTCTAAAATAAGTATCTAAAATCTTCATTACTTACTCAACAAAGCAGAAGGGGGAAAACCATATACCTGAACAAATGCACGATAGAAAGACAATCTATTATTAAATCCACAAAAACTAGTTAATTCCTCTACTGTCACATCCTTATTTTTTTCTTTAATTAATCCCACTGCATACTCTACCCTTAGCCGGTTTATATATTGTCTAAAGCTTATAGAATTAGATTCTTTAAAGTACTCTGACAATTCCTTCTT is a window of Myroides oncorhynchi DNA encoding:
- a CDS encoding AraC family transcriptional regulator — encoded protein: MRLMFVNKIAKKCLSKYMLYVLLLVFVTFCLVFYTSTIECTEFNIFPWVGSIILLSLTPTVNNRMILSELYSILILGIAVIIVHTFFHLEIWLEDSLFNFFSIMYFLFYFTRISRIAIEDKIHRGYIHFINFFLLFDFILFNVDSLLGLLFRESIALHIKYIDIGIDAVILFISCITLLSLIINKLILKKKSFTYKISSKTDLDVEEAKDQIIISQPLVIFTEEEVLIVKKIADFFEQDLSYLENDFSLSRLCELIIEDNRSTVSRVINDCLNTTFYKLVGKYRVNHSLRLLERKENWTLDVVANSCGFKSVNTFKKHFVDCVGITPNEYRMVGF